From one Agathobaculum sp. NTUH-O15-33 genomic stretch:
- a CDS encoding DUF4364 family protein, whose translation MVRYGFIHTKEEIKFLILFAMDLLPFPVSFSTIVDLTTWCDDGFGYFELSEAFYEMVPSGHIDEQAGENEPVYSITDKGREAVPVFEKQIPYPVREAAQRSAIRVVRQIRRDAAVSTSVTEHAANDLTVRMEMDQVFSIEMCVVSRAQASMLERAFKGNAEQIYQTLLRALTADYETKKDEKA comes from the coding sequence ATGGTTCGTTACGGATTTATCCACACCAAAGAAGAGATCAAGTTCCTCATCCTGTTTGCCATGGATCTGCTGCCGTTTCCCGTCAGCTTCAGCACCATTGTCGACCTAACGACTTGGTGCGACGACGGTTTTGGTTATTTCGAGCTGAGCGAGGCATTTTATGAAATGGTGCCTTCCGGCCATATCGACGAGCAGGCAGGCGAAAACGAGCCTGTTTATTCCATCACCGACAAGGGGCGGGAGGCTGTGCCCGTATTTGAAAAACAGATCCCCTACCCCGTGCGCGAAGCCGCGCAGCGCTCCGCCATCCGCGTGGTGCGGCAGATCCGCCGGGACGCCGCGGTATCCACGTCGGTCACCGAGCACGCGGCGAACGACCTGACCGTGCGCATGGAAATGGATCAGGTCTTTTCCATTGAAATGTGCGTGGTCAGCCGTGCGCAAGCCTCCATGCTCGAACGCGCGTTCAAGGGCAACGCCGAGCAGATCTACCAAACGCTTTTACGCGCGCTCACCGCAGATTATGAAACAAAGAAGGACGAGAAAGCTTGA
- a CDS encoding GNAT family N-acetyltransferase, translating to MSDVILRVADEADAPAMLALYAPYVIETTVSSEYEPPSLEEFLRRMRAYGEKLPWLVCTQGDEVIGYGYASPHRARAAYQWSVETSIYVAREHHRRGVAGAIYAALFELLAMQGYYNIYVGITSPNETSIKFHTAMGFVISGAYQDSMYKFGKWRDVLWMAKTLRAHEDEPQPTVPFPSVKDGPVAERVLRQAAQRIRIG from the coding sequence ATGAGCGATGTGATCTTACGTGTGGCGGACGAAGCGGACGCGCCCGCCATGCTCGCCCTGTACGCGCCTTATGTGATCGAAACGACCGTTTCCTCCGAATACGAGCCGCCCTCGCTGGAAGAGTTTCTTCGCCGCATGCGCGCCTACGGTGAAAAATTGCCGTGGCTGGTCTGCACGCAGGGCGATGAGGTGATCGGCTATGGCTATGCTTCGCCGCACCGCGCGCGGGCGGCCTACCAGTGGTCGGTCGAGACCTCGATCTATGTCGCGCGCGAGCATCACCGGCGCGGCGTGGCGGGCGCGATCTACGCGGCGCTGTTTGAATTGCTTGCAATGCAGGGATACTATAACATCTATGTCGGTATCACCTCGCCGAACGAGACCTCGATCAAATTCCATACCGCGATGGGCTTTGTTATTTCGGGCGCCTATCAGGACAGTATGTATAAGTTTGGCAAATGGCGCGATGTGCTCTGGATGGCAAAAACGCTGCGCGCGCACGAGGATGAACCGCAGCCGACCGTGCCGTTTCCCTCGGTGAAGGACGGGCCGGTGGCCGAACGCGTGCTCCGGCAGGCCGCGCAGCGCATCCGCATCGGTTAA
- a CDS encoding CidA/LrgA family protein translates to MNYLKQLCVLLACCVAGDALSILLQRRLPGNVLGMALLLLLLALGRVRPAHIEDTADFLLQNMAFFFLPACLGVLDIFSQIKGEILGIVAVCVLTTLCTAAATAVTVHLVFRLQHRETEEAFDHD, encoded by the coding sequence TTGAACTATCTGAAACAACTGTGCGTTTTGCTCGCCTGCTGCGTCGCGGGCGACGCACTGTCCATCCTGCTGCAGCGCCGCCTGCCCGGCAACGTGCTAGGCATGGCGCTGCTGCTCCTGTTGCTCGCGCTTGGCCGGGTACGGCCCGCGCATATCGAGGATACCGCGGATTTTCTGTTGCAGAACATGGCCTTTTTCTTTTTGCCCGCCTGTCTGGGCGTGCTGGATATCTTTTCCCAGATCAAGGGAGAGATTCTCGGGATTGTCGCCGTATGCGTGCTGACCACGCTGTGCACCGCAGCGGCCACGGCGGTCACCGTGCATCTGGTGTTTCGCCTGCAGCACCGCGAGACCGAGGAGGCGTTCGACCATGACTGA
- a CDS encoding MATE family efflux transporter yields the protein MVSMAVTSLYTIADGIFVGRFIGAEALAAVNLVMPLIMISFALADMVAVGSSVQIAIRLGERDEHEANRIFSFACGLIFAISVAAGAIGFFFAGDLMRLLGAEGAVLRYAVDYMRVYALFSPAIMIFFAVDNFLRICGKVRYSMIMNIVISLANIALDALFIVGFRKGVAAAALASCLCLAAGTAIGFWPFLRGRLPLRFTRSSLKPRAVFNIVANGSSEFFSNIASSVCMVLFNAVLMAQGGYLAVAAFSVIMYIDSVVKSILFGMSDALQPAISYNYGARDTRRVFALERRVQLAGFLVSIAVLAWMLTGAQSILPYFMEAGNTALLELSRRALHLFALSYLVSWCGIVSGSFFTALGRPLSSLLLSFSQTLLLPGLSLLLLPRLWGLDGVWLSPLAAGLLAALLSAVLLRRIVRRLRQE from the coding sequence ATGGTCAGCATGGCGGTCACTTCACTCTATACGATCGCGGACGGCATCTTCGTCGGCCGCTTTATCGGCGCGGAAGCGCTGGCCGCCGTCAACCTTGTTATGCCGCTGATCATGATCAGCTTTGCGCTGGCGGACATGGTGGCGGTCGGCTCGTCCGTACAGATCGCCATTCGTCTGGGCGAACGCGACGAACACGAAGCCAACCGTATTTTTTCTTTCGCTTGCGGGCTGATCTTTGCCATTTCAGTCGCGGCCGGGGCGATCGGCTTCTTCTTTGCCGGCGATCTGATGCGCCTGCTCGGCGCGGAGGGGGCCGTGCTACGATACGCGGTCGACTATATGCGGGTATACGCGCTGTTTTCACCCGCGATCATGATCTTTTTTGCAGTGGACAACTTTTTGCGTATTTGCGGCAAGGTGCGCTACAGCATGATCATGAACATCGTCATTTCGCTGGCCAACATCGCGCTGGACGCGCTGTTCATCGTCGGTTTTCGCAAGGGCGTCGCCGCTGCCGCGCTCGCCTCCTGCCTGTGCCTCGCTGCGGGCACGGCGATTGGCTTTTGGCCCTTTCTGCGCGGCAGGCTGCCGCTTCGCTTTACCCGTTCTTCATTAAAGCCGCGAGCGGTTTTCAACATCGTTGCCAACGGCAGCTCGGAGTTTTTCTCCAACATCGCCAGTTCGGTCTGCATGGTGCTGTTTAACGCGGTGCTAATGGCGCAAGGCGGCTATTTGGCCGTGGCCGCGTTCAGCGTGATCATGTATATCGACAGCGTGGTCAAATCCATTCTGTTCGGCATGTCCGACGCGCTCCAGCCCGCGATCAGCTATAACTACGGCGCGCGCGACACGCGCCGCGTGTTCGCGCTTGAACGCCGGGTACAGCTTGCCGGGTTTTTGGTATCCATCGCCGTGCTTGCGTGGATGCTGACCGGCGCCCAAAGCATTCTCCCCTATTTCATGGAGGCAGGCAACACCGCGCTGCTTGAACTGAGCCGCCGCGCGCTGCATCTGTTCGCCCTTTCCTATTTGGTCAGTTGGTGCGGCATTGTATCGGGGTCTTTCTTCACGGCGCTGGGTCGTCCGCTCAGCTCGCTCCTGCTTTCCTTCAGCCAAACGCTGCTGCTGCCCGGGCTGAGCCTGCTCCTTCTGCCCCGCCTGTGGGGGCTGGACGGCGTTTGGCTCTCCCCGCTCGCCGCCGGTCTGCTTGCGGCGCTTTTGTCCGCCGTCCTGCTTCGGCGCATCGTGCGCCGCCTGCGGCAGGAATAA
- a CDS encoding JAB domain-containing protein encodes MPDGSLHAHHRKRMMEKFQKYGMDVFTDVEALELALYLSIPRGNTNDIAHRLINTFGSLHAVFEATEEALRQVEGIGPVSALNLRFLRELFSRYRADSVKVELHGCALTTEEKMAAYFVPQFEGYTVERMLAAYLDGKGRVLRCEEIGRGSITQVRADLRLLMTNAVNVHAAGVALAHNHPDGQLVISKEDISVTIQIEDLLRSVQVSLVDHLVVQGDRYISVCSKMRINGGKGLH; translated from the coding sequence ATGCCGGACGGCAGCCTGCACGCGCATCACCGTAAGCGCATGATGGAGAAATTCCAAAAGTACGGCATGGACGTCTTTACCGACGTTGAAGCCCTGGAGCTGGCGCTCTACCTCTCTATTCCGCGCGGCAACACCAACGATATCGCACACCGGCTGATCAACACGTTTGGCTCGCTGCACGCCGTGTTTGAAGCGACGGAGGAGGCGCTGCGGCAGGTGGAGGGCATCGGCCCGGTCAGCGCGCTCAATCTTCGGTTTCTGCGCGAGCTGTTCAGCCGTTACCGCGCCGATTCGGTGAAGGTGGAGCTGCACGGCTGCGCGCTGACCACGGAGGAAAAGATGGCCGCTTACTTCGTGCCGCAGTTCGAGGGCTACACGGTCGAACGCATGCTGGCCGCCTATCTGGACGGCAAGGGCCGCGTGCTGCGCTGCGAGGAGATCGGCCGGGGCAGCATCACGCAGGTGCGGGCCGACCTCAGACTGTTGATGACGAACGCGGTGAACGTGCACGCGGCGGGCGTGGCGCTCGCGCACAACCATCCGGACGGACAGCTGGTCATATCGAAAGAGGATATCTCCGTGACCATCCAGATCGAGGATTTGCTGCGCAGCGTGCAGGTGAGCCTTGTCGACCATCTGGTCGTGCAGGGGGACCGTTATATATCGGTCTGTTCTAAAATGCGGATAAACGGCGGAAAGGGGCTGCATTGA
- a CDS encoding RrF2 family transcriptional regulator: MRITHEADYAIRVAYCLGLAGGKQCAKDISESTGVTLRFALKILRKLTQAGITRSYKGVSGGYELGRAPSEISLGEIIESIDGPIAINHCLSNEFQCTRVGDRNECDFHRVFGEINRSLRKELFAITLDRFIPLHS; encoded by the coding sequence TTGAGAATCACGCATGAAGCGGATTACGCGATTCGCGTGGCCTACTGTCTCGGCTTGGCTGGGGGTAAGCAATGCGCCAAGGATATTTCGGAATCTACCGGCGTAACATTGCGCTTTGCCCTAAAGATTCTTCGCAAGCTCACGCAGGCCGGTATTACCAGATCTTATAAAGGTGTATCCGGTGGCTACGAATTGGGCCGCGCCCCTTCCGAAATTAGCCTTGGCGAGATCATTGAAAGCATAGACGGGCCGATTGCGATCAATCACTGCCTGTCCAATGAATTTCAGTGCACCCGCGTGGGCGACCGGAATGAATGCGATTTTCACCGTGTGTTTGGCGAGATCAACCGCTCGCTGCGAAAAGAGCTGTTCGCCATCACGCTGGATCGGTTTATTCCATTACACAGCTAA
- a CDS encoding LrgB family protein has translation MTDLIASPALWLCVSIAAYALGQWLQRKSGSALLNPLLFASVLVGALLIAAGVSLEQYQNAGALISFCLTPATVALALPIYRKLEVLKKNLAPILAGALVGSIVSIGSVLGFCHLFGLSDVTTRSLVPKSVTTPIGVALSEMLGGLAPITAVCIVFTGIIGAILLPPFLKLLRVRNPVQMGLSIGTAAHSVGTARAIELGETEGAMSGLAIGVAGLITSLLVSIGSLFLG, from the coding sequence ATGACTGATCTGATTGCCTCTCCCGCGCTGTGGCTTTGCGTATCAATCGCGGCCTACGCGCTGGGCCAATGGTTACAGCGCAAATCGGGTTCCGCCCTGCTCAATCCCCTGCTGTTCGCATCGGTTTTGGTCGGCGCGCTGCTCATCGCCGCCGGCGTTTCTCTGGAGCAGTACCAGAACGCGGGCGCGCTGATTTCCTTTTGCTTGACGCCCGCGACCGTCGCCCTAGCCCTGCCGATCTACCGCAAGCTGGAGGTGCTGAAGAAAAATCTGGCCCCCATTCTGGCGGGCGCGCTGGTGGGCTCCATCGTTTCCATCGGAAGCGTTCTGGGCTTTTGCCACCTGTTCGGTTTGTCGGATGTGACCACCCGTTCGCTGGTGCCTAAGTCGGTCACCACGCCGATCGGCGTGGCGCTATCCGAAATGCTGGGCGGCCTTGCCCCGATCACCGCCGTGTGCATCGTTTTCACCGGCATTATCGGCGCGATCCTGCTGCCTCCGTTCTTAAAACTGCTGCGCGTGCGCAATCCGGTGCAGATGGGCCTGTCGATCGGCACGGCGGCGCACTCGGTCGGCACGGCGCGCGCCATCGAGTTGGGCGAGACCGAAGGCGCGATGAGCGGCCTTGCCATCGGCGTGGCGGGACTGATCACTTCGCTGCTTGTTTCGATTGGTTCCCTGTTTCTGGGTTAA
- a CDS encoding MerR family transcriptional regulator, translated as MSEMQKLYFNTGEFARLCGTTKETLFYYDRIGILKPDKVAPNGYRCYSCTQFLDYDLIRVLGQAGSSLKEIKWYLEHYDSHHFLSLLREKQEKIAIQRRRLEQMEQMLAHTVTMTERALGAVYGEPYIERQERELLLAVPLAPGEGERAEGIVARLAEHFARCEQYRLADKFPLGSIIPRENVLRGSDEESFFFSRVPADFEHEGLYQKPAGSYATILHKGKSETFGDAYRVLLRYIEEQGRVVCGNCYVYDLVSYLASGTEENFVYQISIQISPAPQ; from the coding sequence ATGAGCGAGATGCAAAAGCTTTATTTTAACACCGGCGAATTCGCCCGCCTATGCGGCACGACAAAGGAAACGTTGTTTTATTATGACCGCATCGGCATTTTAAAACCGGATAAGGTGGCGCCGAACGGTTACCGCTGTTATTCCTGCACGCAGTTTCTCGATTATGACTTGATTCGCGTGCTGGGGCAAGCGGGCAGCAGCCTGAAAGAGATCAAATGGTATTTGGAGCATTACGACAGTCATCACTTTTTATCCCTTTTGCGCGAAAAACAAGAAAAGATCGCCATACAGCGCAGGCGCTTGGAGCAGATGGAGCAAATGCTCGCGCATACGGTAACCATGACTGAACGGGCGCTTGGGGCGGTATATGGCGAACCGTATATAGAGCGGCAGGAGAGGGAGCTGCTGCTCGCCGTGCCGCTCGCGCCCGGCGAAGGAGAGCGGGCGGAGGGCATCGTCGCGCGGCTGGCCGAACATTTTGCACGCTGCGAGCAATATAGGCTGGCGGACAAATTTCCGCTCGGTTCGATCATTCCCCGGGAAAACGTGCTGCGCGGCAGCGATGAGGAAAGCTTTTTCTTCAGCCGCGTGCCTGCGGATTTTGAACACGAGGGCCTGTATCAAAAACCGGCGGGCAGCTATGCCACCATTTTGCATAAAGGCAAAAGCGAGACCTTTGGGGACGCATACCGCGTTCTGCTGCGATATATCGAAGAACAAGGCCGCGTGGTATGCGGTAACTGCTATGTATATGATCTGGTCAGCTATCTGGCTTCGGGCACGGAAGAGAATTTTGTCTATCAAATTTCCATTCAAATCAGCCCTGCCCCCCAATGA
- a CDS encoding NADH peroxidase, with the protein MKKFVCSVCGYVHEGDSAPSECPICHAPADKFKEQSGEKTWAAEHVVGVAKGAPQEIIDGLRMNFEGECSEVGMYLAMARVAHREGYPEIGLYWEKAAYEEAEHASKFAELLGEVVTDSTKKNLEMRVDAENGATAGKFELAKLAKQHNLDAIHDTVHEMARDEARHGKAFEGLLARYFG; encoded by the coding sequence ATGAAAAAGTTTGTATGTTCTGTCTGCGGTTATGTTCACGAGGGCGATTCCGCCCCGTCTGAGTGCCCGATCTGCCACGCTCCGGCCGATAAGTTCAAGGAGCAGTCCGGCGAGAAGACTTGGGCTGCCGAGCACGTTGTAGGCGTTGCCAAGGGCGCTCCGCAGGAGATCATCGACGGTCTGCGCATGAACTTCGAGGGCGAGTGCTCCGAGGTCGGTATGTATCTGGCGATGGCGCGCGTCGCGCACCGCGAGGGCTATCCGGAAATCGGCCTGTACTGGGAGAAGGCCGCTTACGAAGAGGCTGAGCATGCTTCCAAGTTTGCCGAGCTGCTTGGCGAAGTAGTGACCGACTCCACCAAGAAGAACCTCGAAATGCGTGTAGACGCTGAGAACGGCGCGACCGCCGGCAAGTTCGAGCTGGCCAAGCTGGCGAAGCAGCACAACCTCGACGCGATCCATGACACCGTTCATGAGATGGCGCGCGACGAGGCCCGTCACGGCAAGGCTTTTGAAGGTCTGCTGGCTCGTTACTTCGGCTAA